Proteins from a genomic interval of Clostridium scatologenes:
- the glmM gene encoding phosphoglucosamine mutase: MHRMFGTDGVRGIANKELTAELAYKLGKAGAVVLTEGTHKPKILVGMDTRISGDMLESALVSGILSVGAEAVCVGIIPTPAVAHLTRKYGADAGVVISASHNPVEYNGIKFFNSQGYKLSDELEDKIQSVIENNFEGVPLPTGEDIGRKIEEAGEAVGDYIEFAKSTIDIDLKGLKVALDCANGASYITSVKAFKDLGAQVYVINNDPDGVNINKNCGSTHPEELMDYVVKKGCDLGLAFDGDADRCLAVDEKGNLISGDFTMAILGRHLKNRGKLDKDVVVVTVMSNLGLDIALKKENIHTVKTKVGDRYVLEKMVKEGYKLGGEQSGHIIMTDYNTTGDGLVTGIQIAAVIKESGKTLSELASMMKELPQVLANATVPNSKKNIYLEDAEIVEEIKKIEAKLDGCGRVLIRPSGTEPLVRVMLEGEVQSELDEMAHGLAALIEKKANN; encoded by the coding sequence ATGCATAGAATGTTTGGAACTGATGGAGTTAGAGGAATAGCTAATAAAGAATTAACAGCAGAATTAGCATATAAATTAGGAAAAGCAGGAGCTGTTGTACTAACAGAAGGAACTCACAAACCTAAAATACTTGTAGGAATGGATACAAGAATATCAGGAGACATGCTTGAAAGTGCTTTGGTTTCAGGAATACTTTCTGTAGGTGCAGAAGCTGTATGTGTAGGTATTATTCCAACTCCAGCAGTAGCACATTTAACAAGAAAATATGGAGCTGATGCAGGAGTTGTTATATCAGCATCACATAATCCTGTAGAATATAATGGTATAAAATTTTTTAATTCACAAGGATATAAATTATCAGATGAGTTAGAGGATAAAATTCAAAGTGTTATAGAAAATAATTTTGAAGGAGTACCATTACCAACTGGAGAAGATATAGGAAGAAAAATAGAAGAAGCTGGAGAAGCTGTTGGAGATTATATAGAATTTGCAAAATCAACTATAGATATAGATTTAAAGGGACTTAAAGTTGCATTGGATTGTGCAAATGGAGCATCATATATAACTTCAGTAAAAGCTTTTAAAGATCTTGGTGCACAGGTCTATGTTATAAACAATGATCCAGATGGAGTAAATATAAATAAGAATTGTGGTTCAACTCATCCAGAAGAATTAATGGACTATGTTGTAAAAAAAGGTTGTGATCTAGGATTAGCTTTTGATGGAGATGCTGATAGATGTTTAGCTGTAGATGAAAAAGGAAATTTAATCAGCGGAGATTTTACAATGGCTATACTAGGAAGACATTTGAAAAATAGAGGTAAGCTTGATAAAGATGTAGTTGTTGTTACTGTTATGAGTAATCTTGGATTGGATATAGCTTTAAAGAAAGAAAATATACATACAGTTAAGACAAAAGTTGGAGACAGATATGTACTAGAAAAAATGGTTAAAGAAGGCTATAAATTAGGTGGAGAACAATCAGGACACATAATTATGACAGATTATAATACTACTGGAGATGGACTAGTTACAGGTATTCAGATTGCTGCTGTAATTAAGGAAAGTGGAAAGACCCTATCAGAACTAGCATCTATGATGAAGGAGTTGCCACAAGTTTTAGCTAATGCTACAGTTCCAAACAGTAAGAAAAACATATATTTAGAAGATGCTGAAATAGTTGAAGAAATAAAAAAAATAGAAGCTAAATTAGATGGCTGTGGAAGAGTTTTAATAAGACCTTCAGGAACAGAACCATTAGTTAGAGTAATGCTTGAAGGTGAAGTTCAAAGTGAACTAGATGAAATGGCACATGGACTAGCAGCACTTATTGAGAAAAAAGCTAATAATTAA